In a genomic window of uncultured Flavobacterium sp.:
- the gldM gene encoding gliding motility protein GldM — protein MAGGKLTPRQKMINLMYLVFIAMLAMNMSKEVLSAFGLMNEKFESANNASVANNTTMLSSLDLKASESKGEFATAAVTAHKVETISKEFYAYIGSLKGDVLHGFETDKETGKLPYESMDKGDNIDNWFTGEGYTAKGNEVISKIEKYKADMKATLADKNNKYAAIIAEIEKKFDLSDVKNKEGLKDKYLAYHFKGFPAVASLAKLSAWQNDVQKTESDVYSAALGKAAVAEASYSKFQAIVVLDKNAYFQGEKVTGKVVLGKYDPNAQFSGFKGPGKLVNGQAMLEMTAGGVGEQKIGGSFNFMENGKPINLPFNGTYVVVPRPNSATISADKMNVVYRGVVNPISVSFAGVADNKVVASAPGLSSAGKAGKYNMNPGSGTEATISVTGTLPNGDKVTDKKTFRIKGIPGPTGTIRGEMGVVKGPRSNLEIATIGAKLLDFDFEVGLDVVGFNLKIAGQPTVVVTGNKLSAQCKQVLSRAGKGDQVTISEIKTKLVGAGSYLLPRTAPVIYEIQ, from the coding sequence ATGGCAGGAGGAAAATTAACCCCTAGACAGAAGATGATTAACCTGATGTATCTGGTTTTTATCGCAATGTTAGCAATGAATATGTCAAAAGAAGTTTTATCTGCTTTTGGCTTAATGAATGAAAAATTTGAAAGCGCTAATAATGCGTCAGTTGCAAATAACACAACTATGTTGTCTTCATTAGACTTAAAAGCTTCTGAGTCAAAAGGAGAATTCGCTACAGCAGCAGTTACAGCTCATAAAGTTGAAACAATTTCAAAAGAATTTTACGCATACATTGGTTCTTTAAAAGGAGATGTTTTACACGGATTTGAGACTGATAAAGAAACAGGAAAATTACCTTATGAGTCTATGGACAAAGGTGATAATATCGACAACTGGTTTACAGGTGAAGGATATACTGCTAAAGGAAATGAAGTTATTTCTAAAATTGAAAAGTACAAAGCAGACATGAAAGCTACTTTGGCTGATAAAAACAATAAATATGCTGCTATTATAGCTGAAATTGAAAAGAAATTTGATCTTTCAGATGTAAAAAACAAAGAAGGTTTAAAAGACAAATATTTAGCTTACCACTTTAAAGGTTTCCCGGCTGTAGCTTCATTAGCTAAACTTTCGGCTTGGCAAAATGACGTTCAAAAAACTGAATCTGATGTTTACAGTGCTGCTTTAGGAAAAGCTGCAGTTGCAGAAGCTTCTTACAGTAAATTTCAAGCAATTGTTGTTTTAGATAAGAATGCTTATTTCCAAGGTGAAAAAGTTACTGGTAAAGTAGTTTTAGGTAAATACGATCCAAATGCTCAATTTAGTGGTTTTAAAGGACCAGGTAAATTAGTAAATGGTCAAGCTATGCTTGAAATGACTGCTGGTGGAGTTGGAGAGCAAAAAATTGGAGGTTCTTTCAATTTCATGGAAAATGGAAAACCAATTAATCTTCCTTTTAACGGAACTTACGTTGTAGTACCAAGACCAAACTCTGCTACAATTTCTGCAGACAAAATGAATGTAGTTTATAGAGGTGTTGTTAACCCAATCTCTGTATCATTCGCTGGTGTTGCTGATAATAAAGTTGTTGCTAGTGCTCCGGGATTATCTTCAGCTGGTAAAGCAGGAAAATATAACATGAACCCAGGTTCAGGTACTGAAGCTACTATTTCTGTAACTGGTACATTACCAAACGGAGATAAAGTAACAGATAAGAAAACATTTAGAATTAAAGGTATTCCTGGACCAACAGGAACAATTAGAGGTGAAATGGGTGTTGTAAAAGGACCTAGATCTAACTTAGAAATTGCTACGATTGGTGCTAAATTACTTGATTTTGATTTTGAAGTTGGTTTAGATGTTGTTGGATTTAACTTGAAAATTGCTGGACAACCTACAGTTGTTGTTACTGGTAACAAATTAAGTGCACAATGTAAGCAAGTTCTTTCAAGAGCAGGTAAAGGAGATCAGGTTACTATTTCTGAAATTAAAACTAAACTTGTTGGAGCTGGTAGTTATTTATTACCAAGAACTGCACCGGTAATTTACGAAATACAATAA
- the gldL gene encoding gliding motility protein GldL, whose protein sequence is MALLSKKAMNFAYGMGAAVVIVGALFKITHFEIGPLTGTLMLSVGLLTEALIFALSAFEPVDDELDWTLVYPELANGQARKKADKVETPTDAQGLLSQKLDNLLKEAKIDGELMSSLGNSIKNFEGAAKAISPTVDSIAGQKKYAEEMSMAAAQMESLNSLYKVQLESASRNAQANSEIAENASKLKEQMQSMTANIASLNSVYGGMLSAMSNKG, encoded by the coding sequence ATGGCATTATTAAGTAAAAAAGCAATGAATTTCGCTTATGGTATGGGAGCGGCAGTAGTAATCGTTGGAGCATTATTCAAAATTACTCACTTTGAAATTGGACCATTAACTGGTACATTGATGCTTTCGGTTGGATTATTAACTGAGGCGTTAATCTTTGCTCTTTCTGCTTTCGAACCAGTTGACGATGAATTAGACTGGACACTTGTTTACCCAGAGTTGGCTAATGGTCAAGCTAGAAAAAAAGCGGACAAAGTTGAAACTCCAACTGATGCTCAAGGATTGTTGTCTCAAAAATTAGACAACTTATTGAAAGAAGCTAAAATTGACGGAGAATTAATGTCAAGCTTAGGAAACTCAATCAAAAATTTCGAAGGAGCTGCAAAAGCAATTTCTCCAACAGTAGATTCTATCGCTGGACAAAAGAAATATGCTGAGGAAATGTCTATGGCTGCTGCACAAATGGAATCATTAAACAGCTTATACAAAGTACAATTAGAAAGTGCTTCAAGAAATGCACAAGCAAACAGCGAAATCGCTGAAAATGCTTCTAAATTAAAAGAACAAATGCAATCAATGACTGCAAACATCGCTTCTTTGAACAGTGTTTACGGTGGTATGCTTTCTGCAATGAGTAACAAAGGATAA
- the gldN gene encoding gliding motility protein GldN: MKVRSFLIASVLVIGSFASNAQSNLLNAKTADQIGQKNAAQLIADNDKPLAYGYIDDRDVLMGKTVWEIIDLNEKINFPFYFPVDTANIGSDRRSLYDVLTKAMRTGRITEVYSDSYFNTKKTLKDIQGSLSRIDTTDAGRELINQYPDDYKTHVVKKKVVTGTGKKKVVTYVDQTVGATRTVPAEYILKQDLTAADVTQYKIKGYWYFDKRQGDLKYRLLGICPVTPDVYTMNSDEKDYIELFWVFFPNAREVLNEATAFNDNNSARPISFDQILNSRRFNSIIYKEENMYGDREIKDYMKNNAQNQLLESERVKEKIRNFEEDMWNY; encoded by the coding sequence ATGAAAGTAAGAAGTTTTTTAATCGCTAGTGTTTTGGTTATCGGAAGTTTTGCTTCCAATGCACAATCAAATTTGCTTAATGCAAAAACGGCTGACCAAATTGGACAAAAGAACGCTGCTCAGCTAATTGCTGACAACGATAAACCATTAGCTTATGGTTATATTGATGACAGAGATGTTTTGATGGGGAAAACGGTATGGGAAATCATTGATTTAAATGAAAAAATAAACTTTCCTTTTTATTTTCCTGTAGATACAGCTAATATTGGTTCTGATAGGCGTTCACTTTATGACGTTTTAACCAAAGCAATGAGAACAGGTAGGATTACGGAAGTATATTCTGATAGTTATTTTAACACAAAAAAAACATTGAAAGATATTCAAGGTTCCCTGTCGCGTATTGATACAACAGATGCCGGTAGAGAATTAATTAACCAATATCCGGATGATTATAAAACACATGTTGTCAAGAAAAAAGTCGTTACCGGAACAGGTAAAAAGAAAGTTGTTACTTATGTTGACCAAACTGTCGGTGCAACAAGAACAGTTCCTGCAGAATATATCCTTAAGCAAGATTTAACGGCCGCTGATGTTACACAATATAAAATAAAAGGTTATTGGTATTTTGATAAGCGTCAGGGTGATTTAAAATATCGCTTATTAGGAATTTGTCCTGTCACTCCGGATGTTTATACAATGAACAGTGACGAGAAGGATTACATTGAATTATTTTGGGTGTTTTTCCCAAATGCCCGGGAAGTGTTAAACGAAGCAACGGCATTTAATGATAATAATTCGGCACGCCCAATTTCTTTTGATCAGATTTTAAATTCACGACGTTTTAATTCTATTATTTATAAAGAAGAAAATATGTACGGAGATCGTGAGATCAAAGATTATATGAAAAACAATGCACAAAATCAGTTGTTAGAATCGGAAAGAGTCAAAGAAAAGATTCGCAATTTCGAAGAAGATATGTGGAACTACTAA
- the gldN gene encoding gliding motility protein GldN, which produces MKVRNFLIAIVSIAGGFASNAQSNLLNAKTPAQIGLKTPAQLISDNDKPLAYGYVDDRDVLMGKTTWEIIDLNEKINFPLYFPVDTANIGSDRRSLYDVLTKAVRNGKITEVYSDSYFNTKKSMKDIEGALSRIDTTDAGRELINQYPDDYKSHVVKKKVVTGTGKKKVVTYVDETVGATRTVPSEYILKQDLTAADVTQYKIKGYWYFDKRQSELKYRLLGLCPVTPDVYTMNSDEKDYIELFWVFFPNAREALHEAKAFNDNNSALPISFDQILNSRRFNSEIYKEENLYGDRAISDYMKDNAQNQLLESERVKEKIRNFEQDMWNY; this is translated from the coding sequence ATGAAAGTAAGAAATTTTTTAATAGCTATTGTTTCTATCGCTGGAGGTTTTGCTTCTAATGCGCAATCTAATTTGCTTAATGCTAAAACACCTGCTCAGATAGGACTTAAGACCCCTGCACAACTTATCTCAGACAATGATAAGCCATTGGCTTACGGTTATGTAGATGATAGAGATGTCTTGATGGGAAAAACTACTTGGGAGATTATTGATTTGAATGAAAAAATCAACTTTCCATTATATTTTCCTGTAGATACAGCTAATATTGGTTCAGACAGACGTTCATTATATGACGTTTTGACGAAAGCCGTTAGAAACGGTAAAATAACTGAAGTATATAGCGACAGTTATTTCAATACTAAAAAATCTATGAAAGACATCGAAGGTGCATTATCACGTATTGATACAACAGATGCTGGTAGAGAATTGATCAACCAATACCCAGACGACTATAAAAGTCACGTAGTGAAGAAAAAAGTAGTTACTGGTACAGGTAAAAAGAAAGTTGTTACTTATGTTGATGAAACAGTTGGTGCAACAAGAACAGTTCCTTCTGAGTATATCTTGAAACAAGATCTTACTGCAGCAGATGTTACACAATATAAAATTAAAGGATACTGGTATTTTGACAAACGTCAAAGTGAATTGAAATATCGTTTACTTGGACTTTGCCCTGTAACACCAGACGTATACACAATGAACAGTGACGAAAAGGATTATATTGAGTTATTCTGGGTTTTCTTCCCTAATGCGAGAGAAGCATTACATGAAGCAAAAGCTTTTAACGATAATAATTCAGCACTTCCAATTTCATTTGATCAAATATTAAACTCTAGACGTTTCAATTCAGAAATCTACAAAGAAGAAAACTTGTACGGAGACAGAGCAATTAGTGATTACATGAAAGATAACGCTCAAAATCAGTTGTTAGAATCTGAAAGAGTAAAAGAGAAGATTCGTAACTTCGAACAAGATATGTGGAACTACTAA
- the gldK gene encoding gliding motility lipoprotein GldK — protein sequence MKKFIAFAAMLTLVIGCGKSGDKGELVGVTGGKWHPEKPYGMTLVPGGSFIMGKADADLANVEDAPTKTVTVRSFYMDETEITNSEYRQFVEWVKDSTMRVRLAILADETGQKASGDAKGKKGGSIADYAFNDSEPDKMTAYDKYMYDNYYSVGTKDDPYAGRKLNKKVKLIKDTKAYPDEYYTEVMDSMYLPIEESYNGLRTIDVNKLKFRYSWMDIQAAAKAKVGKRKDFVKTEQVSVYPDTTVWIKDFAYSYNEPMHNDYFWHKAYGDYPVVGVTWKQAKAFCAWRTLNKNSYIKSKKKGRDLVNAFRLPTEAEWEYAARGGLESATYPWGGPYTKSDRGCFLANFKPNRGDYAADEALYTVEAKSYEPNGYGLYNMAGNVSEWTDSAYNPNAYEYVSTMNPNVIDGNNQRKVVRGGSWKDVAYFLQVSTRDHEYADSARSYIGFRTVQDYMGTQTTGSGKKKK from the coding sequence ATGAAGAAGTTTATTGCATTTGCAGCAATGTTAACACTGGTAATTGGCTGTGGTAAGTCAGGAGACAAAGGAGAATTGGTTGGTGTTACAGGAGGGAAATGGCATCCTGAAAAACCTTATGGAATGACTTTGGTTCCAGGTGGATCTTTTATAATGGGTAAGGCTGATGCTGATTTAGCTAATGTGGAGGATGCTCCAACTAAAACAGTAACTGTTCGTTCGTTTTATATGGATGAAACCGAAATTACAAATAGCGAATATCGCCAGTTTGTGGAGTGGGTAAAAGACTCTACAATGAGAGTTCGTTTAGCTATTTTAGCTGATGAAACTGGGCAAAAAGCTTCAGGTGACGCTAAAGGTAAAAAAGGCGGTAGTATCGCTGATTATGCATTTAATGATTCTGAGCCAGACAAAATGACGGCTTATGATAAATATATGTATGATAACTATTATAGTGTAGGAACAAAAGATGATCCTTATGCTGGTAGAAAATTGAACAAAAAAGTTAAGTTAATTAAAGATACTAAAGCTTACCCAGATGAGTATTATACTGAGGTAATGGACTCTATGTATTTGCCAATTGAAGAATCATATAATGGTTTAAGAACAATTGATGTAAATAAATTGAAATTCCGTTATTCTTGGATGGATATTCAGGCAGCTGCAAAAGCCAAAGTAGGAAAAAGAAAAGACTTCGTTAAAACAGAACAAGTTAGTGTTTATCCAGATACAACAGTTTGGATTAAAGATTTCGCTTACTCATATAATGAGCCAATGCACAATGATTATTTCTGGCACAAAGCTTACGGAGATTATCCTGTAGTTGGTGTGACTTGGAAACAAGCTAAAGCATTTTGTGCTTGGAGAACTTTAAATAAAAACAGCTATATCAAATCTAAGAAAAAAGGACGTGATTTAGTAAATGCTTTCAGATTACCAACTGAAGCAGAATGGGAATATGCCGCTAGAGGTGGTCTGGAATCAGCTACTTATCCTTGGGGAGGTCCTTACACTAAAAGTGACAGAGGTTGTTTCTTAGCAAACTTCAAACCAAACAGAGGAGATTATGCAGCTGATGAAGCTTTGTATACTGTTGAGGCTAAATCTTATGAGCCAAACGGTTACGGATTGTATAACATGGCAGGAAACGTTTCAGAGTGGACAGATTCAGCTTACAATCCAAATGCATACGAATACGTTTCTACAATGAACCCTAACGTAATTGATGGAAACAACCAAAGAAAAGTTGTTCGTGGAGGATCTTGGAAAGATGTTGCTTACTTCCTACAAGTAAGTACTCGTGATCACGAATATGCTGATTCTGCAAGAAGTTATATTGGTTTCAGAACTGTACAAGATTACATGGGAACTCAAACAACCGGAAGCGGAAAAAAGAAAAAGTAA
- a CDS encoding FAD-dependent oxidoreductase: protein MLDYLIIGSGLAGISFAEIALKNNKSILVVDNMSQVSSRVAGGFYNPVILKRFSEVWNAQEQLVVMNEFYDQIEDKLQTKFNFKLPILRKFFSIEEQNNWFAASDKRNLAPFLSTKIITKKYKGINSPYNYGEVLHTGYVDTMLLLDTYREYLKDNNLLLEQAFDYGYIEFFDFGIQYKNIQARNIIFAEGFGLHKNPFFNYLPLDGTKGEMFIIKAPDLDLDVIMNTSVFILPLGDDLFKVGATYNWEDKTDLPTAAGKQELIERIKEIIDCDFEIVEHYGGVRPTVKDRRPLIGTHEEFKSLHILNGLGTRGVMLGPAMAKVLYDHIENEIPFEREIDIKRFRKRYLKSLNPDQH from the coding sequence ATGTTAGATTATTTAATTATCGGATCTGGATTGGCAGGAATTTCATTTGCAGAAATTGCCCTTAAAAACAATAAATCTATTTTAGTAGTAGATAATATGTCTCAGGTCTCTTCAAGAGTAGCCGGAGGATTCTATAATCCGGTTATTTTAAAGCGTTTTAGCGAAGTTTGGAATGCTCAGGAGCAATTAGTTGTAATGAACGAATTTTACGATCAGATTGAAGATAAGTTACAGACCAAGTTTAATTTTAAACTTCCAATTCTAAGAAAATTTTTCTCTATAGAAGAGCAAAACAATTGGTTTGCCGCTTCAGATAAAAGAAACTTGGCGCCTTTTTTATCTACTAAAATTATTACTAAAAAATACAAAGGAATTAATTCTCCCTATAATTATGGTGAAGTATTGCATACTGGTTATGTAGATACAATGTTGCTGTTGGATACTTACAGAGAATATTTAAAAGACAATAATTTATTATTAGAACAGGCTTTCGACTATGGTTATATTGAGTTTTTTGATTTTGGAATTCAATATAAAAATATTCAGGCACGAAATATAATTTTTGCAGAAGGCTTTGGATTGCATAAAAATCCTTTCTTTAATTATCTGCCATTAGACGGAACTAAAGGAGAAATGTTTATAATAAAAGCACCGGATTTAGATTTGGATGTTATTATGAATACAAGTGTTTTTATATTGCCTTTGGGTGATGATTTGTTTAAAGTTGGTGCGACATACAACTGGGAAGATAAAACCGATTTACCCACAGCAGCAGGAAAACAGGAATTAATAGAGCGAATAAAAGAAATTATTGACTGCGATTTTGAGATTGTCGAACATTATGGCGGAGTTCGTCCAACAGTTAAAGACAGAAGGCCTTTGATAGGAACGCACGAAGAATTTAAATCACTTCATATTCTTAACGGATTAGGAACAAGAGGAGTGATGCTTGGACCAGCAATGGCTAAAGTTTTATACGATCATATCGAAAATGAAATTCCTTTTGAGCGCGAAATAGATATTAAGCGCTTTCGCAAAAGATATTTAAAAAGTCTTAATCCTGACCAGCATTAG
- a CDS encoding formimidoylglutamase has protein sequence MEFDFLEPVNDGVLKFISSLSSQELGSKIVLHTQDQFPDISRINIAIVGVLEDRRSSDMINEVNLTAVRKKIYSMFPGNWDASIADLGDILAGDSVEDTYFALKKVTSTLIKNKVIPIVLGGSQDLTYAMYRAYDDLEQMVNLVSVDNKFDFGKENETVSANSFLTKIIIDEPNNLFNYCNIGYQTYYNSQEEIDLIEKLFFDAYRLGEISNKIALAEPVFRDADLVSIDLNSVKSSASGNNVYFEPNGFNGKEICSLARYAGISDKVSSFGVFNHNSTAQESGIIAQIVWYFIEGYHYRSKEYPFGSRTNYLKYIVPLEEEELIFYKSDKTERWWIEIPYESNGHNKLKRNTLLPCSYDEYLSACNQELPERWWKAQRKNAL, from the coding sequence ATGGAATTTGATTTTCTAGAACCAGTTAACGACGGAGTTTTAAAATTCATTAGTTCGTTGTCTTCACAAGAATTGGGAAGCAAAATAGTTTTGCATACTCAAGATCAATTTCCGGATATTAGCAGAATAAACATTGCTATTGTAGGTGTTTTAGAAGACCGCCGCAGCAGTGATATGATTAATGAAGTGAATCTTACGGCAGTTCGTAAAAAGATTTACAGCATGTTTCCTGGTAATTGGGATGCATCGATTGCAGATTTAGGAGATATACTTGCTGGAGATTCTGTAGAGGATACCTATTTTGCATTAAAAAAAGTAACTTCTACATTAATAAAGAATAAAGTGATTCCTATAGTCCTAGGAGGTTCGCAGGATTTGACCTATGCAATGTATCGTGCTTATGACGATTTAGAGCAAATGGTAAACCTGGTTTCTGTAGATAATAAATTTGATTTTGGAAAAGAAAATGAAACTGTTTCGGCTAATTCTTTTTTGACCAAAATCATAATAGATGAGCCTAATAACCTTTTCAATTATTGTAATATAGGATATCAGACTTATTACAATTCGCAGGAAGAAATTGATTTGATCGAAAAATTATTCTTTGATGCGTATCGTTTGGGTGAGATATCAAATAAGATAGCCTTGGCAGAACCTGTTTTTAGAGATGCTGATTTAGTTAGTATTGATTTAAATTCGGTAAAGTCTTCTGCTTCAGGAAATAATGTTTACTTTGAGCCAAATGGTTTTAATGGAAAAGAGATTTGTTCTCTGGCGAGATACGCTGGAATTAGTGATAAAGTTTCCTCTTTTGGAGTGTTTAATCATAATAGTACGGCACAGGAATCAGGTATAATTGCTCAGATTGTATGGTATTTTATCGAAGGATATCATTACCGATCAAAAGAGTATCCGTTTGGAAGCAGAACAAACTATTTAAAATATATTGTTCCGCTTGAAGAAGAAGAATTGATTTTTTATAAAAGTGATAAAACGGAACGTTGGTGGATAGAAATTCCTTACGAATCGAACGGTCACAATAAATTGAAAAGAAATACGTTATTACCGTGTTCTTACGACGAATATCTCTCGGCTTGCAATCAAGAATTGCCTGAAAGATGGTGGAAGGCACAAAGAAAAAATGCTTTATGA
- the topA gene encoding type I DNA topoisomerase: MAKNLVIVESPAKAKTIEKFLGSDFQVESSYGHIADLPSKEIGVDVENGFKPKYEVSPDKKALVSKLKTLSKNAEMVWLASDEDREGEAISWHLAEELKLDTKKTKRIVFHEITKSAILKAIENPREIDYNLVNAQQARRVLDRLVGYELSPVLWRKIKGGLSAGRVQSVSVRLIVEREREIQNFNAVASYSIVAEFVNEAGKTFKAKLPKNFNTKKEAEDFLNQNIGSQYKVADLETKPTKKSPTAPFTTSTLQQEAARKLYLPVGITMQLAQRLYEAGLITYMRTDSVNLSAEAMSAAEAEIIKSYGKEFSKPRTFANKSKGAQEAHEAIRPTDMSRHTVNIDRDQARLYDLIWKRTLASQMSDAQLERTNVKIEANNHSEIFTASGEVLLFEGFLKVYLEGHDDDEEEQEGMLPALKVNEKLVNNYITATERYSRPPARYTEASLVKKLEELGIGRPSTYAPTISTIINRNYVEKGTLEGQERNYTQLTLQANKVGEKLLKENTGSDKGKLVPTDIGTIVTDFLVKNFGNILDYNFTAKVEQDFDEIAEGNIDWAIMMQEFYNKFHPNVKEVEANAERESGERILGKDADGRQVSVRLGKFGPMAQIGEADDEDKKFASLMSDQNIGNITLEEALNLFLLPKNLGEYKGEEVEVSNGRYGPYVRHGSVFISLPKGEDPLSLSKERAQELIDEKAIADAPIAVYKGEGVQKGVGRFGPFIKWNGLFVNVSKKYNFDNLSQQDVEELIEDKLQKNIDKVLHNWEDEGILVEKARWGRSVITKGKIKIELSKDVDATKLTLEEVQEMIAKKTPAKKTPAKKTPAKKATTTKKAPAKKAAAKKK; the protein is encoded by the coding sequence ATGGCAAAGAATTTAGTAATAGTGGAGTCACCTGCAAAGGCGAAAACGATAGAGAAATTTCTGGGGAGTGATTTTCAAGTAGAGTCAAGTTACGGACACATAGCAGATTTACCATCAAAGGAAATAGGGGTAGATGTAGAAAATGGATTTAAACCTAAATACGAAGTTTCTCCTGATAAAAAAGCTTTAGTAAGTAAACTGAAAACACTATCTAAGAATGCCGAAATGGTTTGGCTAGCAAGCGATGAGGACCGCGAAGGAGAAGCTATTTCATGGCACTTGGCGGAAGAATTAAAACTAGATACTAAAAAAACAAAGCGAATTGTTTTTCACGAAATTACAAAATCAGCGATTCTTAAAGCAATCGAGAATCCAAGAGAAATAGATTATAATTTAGTAAACGCACAACAAGCGCGTCGTGTTTTAGACCGTTTAGTAGGTTATGAATTATCTCCTGTTTTATGGAGAAAAATTAAAGGTGGACTTTCTGCCGGACGTGTTCAATCAGTTTCAGTTCGTTTAATTGTAGAAAGAGAACGCGAAATTCAAAACTTTAATGCAGTTGCGAGTTATTCTATCGTAGCAGAATTTGTGAATGAGGCAGGAAAAACTTTCAAAGCCAAATTACCAAAGAACTTCAATACTAAAAAAGAAGCCGAAGATTTTTTAAATCAAAACATCGGATCACAATATAAGGTAGCAGATTTAGAAACTAAACCTACCAAAAAATCACCAACAGCACCATTTACAACTTCTACATTGCAACAAGAAGCAGCAAGAAAATTGTATTTGCCAGTTGGAATCACCATGCAGCTTGCACAGCGTCTATACGAAGCCGGACTTATTACTTATATGAGAACGGATAGTGTGAATCTTTCTGCTGAAGCAATGAGCGCTGCAGAAGCTGAAATCATAAAATCATACGGAAAAGAATTTTCTAAGCCTAGAACTTTTGCTAACAAAAGCAAAGGAGCACAAGAGGCGCACGAAGCAATTCGTCCAACTGATATGTCTCGTCACACGGTAAATATTGATCGTGACCAAGCTCGTTTATATGATTTGATCTGGAAAAGAACATTGGCATCTCAAATGAGTGATGCACAATTAGAAAGAACAAACGTAAAAATTGAAGCGAATAATCATAGCGAAATTTTTACAGCTTCGGGAGAAGTTTTACTTTTTGAAGGATTCCTAAAAGTGTATTTAGAAGGTCATGATGACGATGAAGAAGAACAAGAAGGAATGTTGCCTGCGCTAAAAGTAAACGAAAAGTTAGTTAACAATTATATCACAGCAACGGAAAGATATTCAAGACCTCCAGCAAGATATACAGAAGCTTCATTGGTTAAGAAATTAGAAGAACTAGGAATTGGTCGTCCGTCTACGTACGCGCCAACTATTTCGACTATCATCAACAGAAACTATGTTGAAAAAGGAACTCTAGAAGGTCAGGAACGTAATTATACTCAACTTACTTTACAAGCTAATAAAGTAGGAGAGAAGTTGCTGAAAGAAAATACAGGTTCAGATAAAGGAAAATTAGTTCCAACTGATATCGGTACAATCGTTACTGATTTCTTAGTGAAGAACTTCGGAAATATTCTGGATTATAATTTTACTGCAAAAGTAGAACAGGATTTTGATGAGATTGCTGAAGGAAATATTGACTGGGCAATCATGATGCAGGAGTTCTACAATAAATTTCATCCAAACGTAAAAGAGGTTGAAGCAAATGCAGAACGCGAAAGCGGAGAAAGAATCCTTGGAAAAGATGCTGACGGAAGACAAGTTTCTGTTCGTTTAGGAAAATTTGGACCAATGGCTCAAATTGGAGAAGCGGATGACGAAGATAAAAAGTTCGCCAGTTTAATGTCTGATCAAAATATCGGAAACATTACACTTGAAGAAGCTTTGAATTTATTTTTATTACCTAAAAATTTAGGAGAATATAAAGGAGAAGAAGTAGAAGTTAGCAATGGTCGTTATGGTCCTTATGTACGTCACGGAAGTGTATTTATTTCTTTGCCAAAAGGAGAAGATCCATTAAGTCTTTCTAAAGAAAGAGCTCAGGAATTAATTGACGAAAAAGCTATTGCTGATGCACCAATTGCTGTTTACAAAGGCGAAGGAGTTCAGAAAGGTGTGGGACGTTTTGGTCCGTTCATCAAATGGAATGGTCTTTTTGTTAACGTAAGTAAAAAATACAATTTTGATAATTTATCTCAACAAGATGTTGAAGAACTAATTGAAGATAAATTACAAAAAAATATAGATAAAGTACTTCACAATTGGGAAGACGAAGGGATTTTGGTTGAAAAAGCGCGTTGGGGACGCTCGGTTATTACAAAAGGTAAAATCAAAATTGAATTAAGTAAAGATGTTGATGCAACAAAATTGACATTAGAAGAAGTTCAGGAAATGATTGCCAAAAAAACACCGGCAAAGAAAACACCGGCAAAGAAAACACCAGCAAAAAAAGCAACAACAACTAAAAAAGCTCCAGCTAAAAAAGCAGCTGCAAAAAAGAAATAA
- a CDS encoding DUF983 domain-containing protein has protein sequence MLKKGSKLNSILTGSCPKCQKESMYSDRNPLHLTKVLKMNDHCSHCGLKYQIEPSFFYGAMYVSYGLNVAVGIAAFIVSFVFFKTSIEESFIAIVVSLILLFPFVLRLSRNLYINMFVSYDPNAGQD, from the coding sequence ATGTTAAAAAAAGGATCGAAACTAAATAGTATTTTAACAGGAAGTTGTCCAAAATGTCAAAAAGAAAGCATGTATTCGGACAGAAACCCACTTCATTTGACTAAAGTTCTCAAAATGAACGATCATTGTAGCCATTGCGGATTAAAATATCAAATTGAACCTTCGTTTTTTTATGGGGCAATGTATGTGAGTTACGGTTTAAATGTGGCCGTAGGAATTGCTGCTTTTATTGTTTCGTTTGTATTTTTTAAAACTTCAATCGAAGAATCATTTATAGCAATCGTTGTTTCCTTAATTCTATTATTTCCATTTGTTTTACGACTTTCCAGAAATTTATACATTAATATGTTCGTTTCTTATGATCCTAATGCTGGTCAGGATTAA